The genomic region CGACGGCGTTCCTTGTGGTAAGCCAAACCGGTGCCGGCTGGAATCAAGCGACCAACGATGACGTTCTCTTTCAGACCGCGCAGATCGTCAACCTTGCCGGAGACGGCCGCTTCGGTCAGCACGCGTGTCGTTTCCTGGAACGAGGCCGCCGAAACGAACGATTCGGTCTGCAAGCTGGCTTTGGTGATACCCAGCAGCTGACGCTCGAATGTCGCCGGCACTTTGTTGCCAGCATTCAGCTTGTCGTTTTCTTCCAGGATGCGAACCATGTCGAGCTGCTCGCCCTTCAACAGTTTGCTGTCACCGGCATCGACCACCACGGCTTTACGCAGCATCTGACGGACGATGACTTCGATGTGCTTGTCGTTGATCTTCACGCCCTGCAGTCGGTAAACGTCCTGCACTTCGTTGACGATGTACGAGGCCAGGTGCGAGATACCTTTCAGGCGCAGAATGTCGTGCGGATTTTCCGGACCTTCGGAAATGACATCCCCCTTCTCAACACTTTCCCCTTCGAACACACCGATGTTGCGCCACTTCGGAATCAGCTCTTCGTAGGCATCACCTTCGGTTGGCGTGATGATCAGACGGCGCTTGCCTTTGGTTTCTTTACCGAACGACACGACACCGGAAATCTCGGCCAGAATCGCCGATTCTTTCGGCTTACGCGCTTCGAACAAGTCGGCAACGCGCGGCAGACCACCGGTGATGTCGCGGGTCTTCGAACCTTCCATCGGAATACGCGCAATCGCATCGCCTTCGGCTACCACCACACCGTCTTCGAGGTTGATAATCGCACCAGCTGGCAGCGAGTATTGCGCGACGATGTCGGTGTTCTTCAGCAACAGATCCTTGCCTTTCTCGTCGACCAGTTTGATCGCCGGACGCATTTCTTTCTGACCGCGCTGTTTCGGGTCGGTAACAACGATGCTCGACAAACCGGTCAGTTCGTCGGTCAGGCGCTGATAGGTAACGCCTTCGACCAGGTCCATGAACTTGATGCGGCCGGCCACCTCGGTAATGATCGGGTGAGTGTGCGGATCCCAGGTCGCGACGATGTCGCCACGCGAGACTTTGCCACCATCCTTGACCGTCAACACGGCGCCGTAAGGCACCTTGTAACGCTCACGCTCACGATTGTGTTCATCGTAAACGGTGATTTCGGTCGAACGCGAAACGGTGACGAAGGTGTTGTCTTTCTTCTGCACCAGCTTGGCGTTTTGCAGACGCACAGCGCCGTTGTTTTTGACCTGGACACTGTTTTCGGCGGAAGCACGCGATGCCGCACCACCGATGTGGAAGGTACGCATCGTCAGCTGCGTGCCTGGCTCACCGATCGACTGGGCGGCGATAACACCAACCGCTTCGCCGTGGTTAATCAAGTGACCACGGGCCAAATCACGGCCGTAGCACTTGGCGCAAACACCGTAGCGGGTTTCGCAGGTAATCGGCGAACGTACAACAACCTGGTCGATGTTGTTTTCTTCCAACACATCCACCCAACGCTCGTCGAGCAGCGTGCCGGCTTCGGCCAGCACGTCGTCACTACCCGGCTTGTAAACGTGGTCGATCAACACGCGGCCGAGCACACGCTCGCGTAGCGGCTCGACAACGTCACCACCCTGAATCAACGGCTGCATGGTCAGGCCATTCTCGGTACCGCAATCGTCTTCGGTAACGACCAAGTCTTGCGCGACGTCAACCAGACGGCGAGTCAGGTAACCGGAGTTCGCGGTTTTCAGCGCCGTGTCAGCCAGACCCTTACGGGCACCGTGAGTCGAAATAAAGTACTGAATAACGTTCAGACCTTCGCGGAAGTTCGCGGTAATTGGCGTTTCGATAATCGAGCCGTCTGGCTTTGCCATCAGACCGCGCATACCGGCCAACTGACGAATCTGGGCCGCGCTACCCCGGGCGCCGGAATCGGCCATCATGTAAATGGAGTTGAACGATTTCTGTTTCTCCATTTCGCCTTTGGCGTTCTTCACTTCGACGAACGACAGGTTGTCCATCAGCGCTTTCGAGACCCGCTCGTTGGCGCGCGACCAAATGTCGACGACCTTGTTGTAACGCTCACCAGCAGTAACAAGACCCGCCGCATATTGCTGTTCGATCTCTTTTACTTCGGCTTCGGCGCCAGCCAGAATTTCGACTTTCTCGTCCGGAATCGTCATGTCTTCGATACCGACCGAGGCACCCGAGCGCGTTGCGTAAGCAAAGCCGGTGTACATGACCTGGTCGGCGAAGATGACCGAGGCTTTCAGTCCGAGACGGCGATAGCACTCGTTCAACAGTTTCGAAATCGCTTTCTTGGTCAACGGCTGGTTGATCAATTCAAACGGCAGACCGTGCGGCACGATGTCCCACAGAATGGCGCGGCCAACGGTGGTTTCACGCACTTTCGTTGACTCGGTGACACCACCCAGCTTGTCTTTGATTTTTTCGTACAGACGCACTTTGATGCGCGAGTGCAATTCAACGGAACCGGAACGGTAAGCGCGCATGACTTCGGCGGTATCGGCGAACACCATGCCTTCACCTTTGCCGTTGACTTTGTCACGGGTCAGGTAATAGAGGCCCAGAACGACATCCTGGGTAGGCACGATGATTGGGTCACCGTTCGCTGGCGACAACACGTTGTTGGTCGACATCATCAGTGCGCGCGCTTCCAACTGGGCTTCCAGCGTCAGCGGCACGTGCACGGCCATCTGGTCACCGTCGAAGTCGGCGTTATACGCGGTACAGACCAGCGGGTGCAGCTGAATCGCTTTACCTTCAATCAGCACCGGCTCGAAGGCCTGGATACCCAAACGGTGCAGCGTCGGCGCACGGTTCAACAATACCGGGTGTTCGCGAATGACTTCTTCGAGAATGTCCCAAACCACCGGCTCTTCGCGCTCAACCATTTTCTTGGCGGCTTTGATCGTCGTGGCCAAACCACGCAATTCCAGCTTGCCGAAAATAAACGGCTTGAACAGTTCCAGCGCCATTTTCTTTGGCAGACCGCACTGATGCAGTTTCAGTGTCGGGCCAACGACGATAACCGAACGGCCGGAGTAATCGACGCGTTTACCAAGCAAGTTCTGACGGAAGCGGCCTTGTTTGCCCTTGATCATATCGGCCAAGGATTTCAGCGGACGCTTGTTCGAACCAGTGATGGCACGACCGCGACGGCCGTTATCCAGCAGCGCGTCAACTGACTCTTGCAGCATGCGCTTTTCGTTGCGGATGATGATGTCTGGCGCGTTCAGATCAAGCAGGCGCTTCAGACGGTTGTTGCGGTTGATCACGCGGCGATACAGATCGTTCAAATCGGACGTCGCGAAGCGGCCGCCATCCAGCGGTACCAGCGGACGCAGATCCGGGGGCAGCACTGGCAGCACGGTCATGATCATCCACTCGGACTTATTGCCCGACTCAAGGAAGGCCTCGACCAGCTTCAAACGTTTGCCGAGTTTTTTCAGCTTGGTTTCCGATGTGGTCTGCGGAATTTCTTCACGCAGTTGATCGGCGATTTTCTGCAGGTCCAGATTGATCAGCAGTTCATAGATCGCTTCGGCACCCATCTTCGCGTCGAATTCGTCACCGAATTCCTCCAGCGCGTTCAGGTAATCTTCTTCGTTCAGCAGCTGGCCGCGCTCGAGCGTGGTCATGCCCGGCTCGGTGACGACGAATGATTCAAAGTAGAGCACGCGCTCGATATCACGCAGCGTCATGTCCAGAATCAAACCAATACGACTCGGCAGCGATTTCAGGAACCAAATATGCGCGACTGGCGAAGCCAGTTCGATATGGCCCATGCGCTCACGGCGCACTTTTGCCAGCGCGACTTCAACGCCACACTTTTCGCAGATCACACCGCGGTGCTTCAGGCGTTTGTATTTGCCGCACAAGCACTCGTAATCTTTGACCGGTCCGAAAATTTTCGCGCAGAACAAACCGTCACGTTCCGGTTTGAACGTTCGGTAGTTGATCGTCTCCGGCTTCTTCACTTCACCGAACGACCACGAGCGGATCAGATCAGGCGAAGCGAGTCCGATACGAATGCGATCGAATTCGCTGAGCTGGGTCTGTTGCTTGAACAGGTTCAACAAGTCTTTCATGGATTCACCATCTATCTCGTTACGCTCACGCGGCATCATCAAGGGTGGATGCCGCCCCCGCCACTATCAGTTCGCGTCTTCCAGGTCGATGTTGATCGCCAGGGAGCGAATTTCTTTCAACAATACGTTGAAGGACTCCGGCATGCCGGGCTCCATGCGGTGATCACCATCGACGATGTTTTTGTACATGCGCGTACGGCCGTTGACGTCGTCTGACTTGACCGTGAGCATTTCCTGCAGCGTGTACGCGGCGCCATAGGCTTCCAGCGCCCACACTTCCATCTCCCCGAAACGCTGACCACCGAACTGGGCTTTACCACCCAGCGGCTGCTGCGTAACCAGCGAGTAGGAACCGGTCGAACGGGCATGCATCTTGTCGTCGACCAAGTGGTTCAGCTTCAGCATGTACATGTAACCGACGGTCACTGGACGCTCGAACTGTTCACCGGTGCGGCCGTCGAACAGAATCGATTGGCCGTGGGTTTCGCGACCCGCCAGTTTCAACAGGCGACGAATTTCTTCTTCGTCAGCGCCGTCGAACACCGGCGACGCGATCGGCACACCGCCTTTCAGGTTCTTGGCCAGTTCAATGACTTCGTCATCGCTCATTTCTTTCAGCGCGACTTTCTGACCGGAATCACCGTTGTAGACTTCGTCGAGGAATGCACGGATTTCTTTGACGGCTTTCGCGCGTTCGATTTCCAGCATTTCGCCGAGCTTGTTGCCAAGGCCTTTCGCGGCCCAGCCCAAGTGCGTCTCGAGAATCTGACCGATGTTCATACGGGACGGTACGCCCAGCGGGTTCAGCACGATATCCACGGTGTTGCCATCGGCCATGTACGGCATGTCTTCGACCGGAACGATGGTGGAGATAACACCCTTGTTACCGTGACGACCGGCCATCTTGTCGCCTGGCTGTACGCGGCGTTTGACGGCGAGATAGACCTTGACGACTTTCAGCACGCCCGGTGCCAGATCATCACCCTGTTTGATCTTCTCTTTCTTGTTCTCGAAACGCTTGTGGAAGACTTCTTTCTGGTCTTCAACGTAGTTCGCCAGCGCTTCCAGTTGCTGTTGCTTTTCTTCATCGCGGAGTTGAATCTGCAGCACTTCACCGCGCTGCAATTCGTTCAGGAACTCCTCGGTGATCGCCGTGCCTTTCTTCAGCTTGTTCGGGCCTTTTTCGGCCACTTCACCAAGCACCAGACGGGCGGCACGCGCAAAGGTGTTGTCTTCGAGAATGCGCTGCTCGTCGAGCAAGTCTTTCCGGACTTGGTCAAGCTGGGCTTTCTCGATTTCGGCGGCACGCGAATCTTTCTCGACGCCATCGCGAGTAAACACCTGCACATCGATGACGGTACCGGCCATACCGGCAGGTACGCGTAGCGAGGTGTCTTTCACATCGGAGGCTTTTTCACCGAAGATCGCGCGCAGCAGTTTTTCTTCCGGAGTCAGCTGAGTTTCGCCTTTCGGCGTCACTTTGCCGACCAGGATGTCGCCCGGCTGCACTTCGGCACCGATGTAAACGATGCCGGCTTCGTCCAGCTTCGACAGCGCTGATTCACCGACGTTAGGAATATCGGAAGTGATTTCCTCCGAACCCAGTTTGGTGTCACGAGCGATACAGGACAGTTCCTGAATGTGAATCGTTGTGTAACGGTCTTCCTGCACGACGCGCTCGGAGACAACAATCGAGTCTTCGAAGTTGTAACCGTTCCACGGCATGAACGCGACCTGCATGTTCTGGCCCAGAGCCAGTTCACCCAAATCGGTTGACGGACCGTCGGCCAGTACATCGCCTTTGGCCACGACATCGCCGACTTTGACGATGGCGCGCTGGTTGATGCAGGTGTTCTGGTTCGAACGCTGATACTTGGTCAGCGTGTACAGATCGACACCAGCCTCACCGACGCTGACTTCGGCGTCGTTGACGCGAATGATGATACGGCTGGCGTCGGCGAAATCGACGACACCACCGCGCTTGGCGATCACGGCAACACCGGAATCAACGGCGACCGCACGCTCCATACCGGTACCGACCAGCGGCTTTTCAGCGCGCAGGGTTGGTACGGCCTGACGCTGCATGTTCGCGCCCATCAGTGCGCGGTTGGCGTCGTTGTGTTCCAGGAACGGTACCAACGAGGCCGCGACCGACATGATCTGCTGCGGCGACACGTCCATGAAATCGACTTTGTCCGGCGTCGCCAGCGTGAATTCGCCCTGGTGGCGGACGGTAACGAAATCAGCGGTCAGTTGACCTTTTTCGTTCATTGTCGCGTTTGCCTGGGCGATGATGTAATTCATTTCATCGTAGGCAGACAGGAACTGAATCTCGTTGGTGACTTTGCCATCAATCACTTTGCGATACGGCGTCTCGAGGAAACCGTATTCGTTGGTGCGGGCATAGACCGACAAGGAGTTGATCAGACCGATGTTCGGGCCTTCCGGCGTTTCGATTGGGCAGACGCGACCGTAGTGAGTCGGGTGTACGTCACGCACTTCGAAGCCGGCGCGCTCACGGGTCAAACCGCCAGGTCCAAGCGCCGATACGCGACGCTTGTGAGTGATTTCCGACAGCGGGTTGACCTGATCCATGAACTGCGACAGCTGCGAGCTGCCGAAGAATTCTTTCACCGCTGCCGATACTGGTTTGGCGTTGATCAAATCCTGTGGCATCAGGTTTTCGCTTTCGGCGACCGACAAGCGCTCTTTGACGGCGCGCTCAACACGCACCAAGCCAACACGGAACTGGTTCTCGGCCATTTCGCCGACCGAGCGGATACGACGGTTACCGAGGTGGTCGATATCATCGACCTGACCACGGCCGTTGCGGATTTCGATCAGCGTATGCAGCGCATCGACAATGTCTTCTTTGTCGAGCGTGCCCGGACCAGTCAGTTCTTCGCGACCGATACGGCGGTTGAACTTCATGCGGCCAACGCGTGACAGATCGTAGCGGTCTTCGCTAAAGAACAGGCTGTTGAACAGTGTTTCGGCAGCATCTTTGGTCGGCGGTTCGCCCGGACGCATCATCCGATAAATTTCCACCAGCGCTTCAAGTGGGCTGCGGCTTGGGTCGATACGCAGCGTGTCGGAAATGAACGGACCTTGATCCAGATCATTGGTGTACAGCGTACGGAATTCGCTGACGCCCGAGGCGCGGATCTTGCCGAGAATTTCTTTGCTGAGCAGCGCGTTGCATTCAGCAACGACTTCACCGGTCTTGGTGTTGATCACCGGTTTCGCCAGCACTTTGTCGAACAGGTATTCATCCGGAATCGACAACGCGGTGACACCCGCTTTCTGCAGCAAGTTGACGTGGCGGGCCGTGATACGGCGACCGGCCTCGACAATGATCTTGCCTTCGTTGTCGGTGATATCGAACGCGGCGGTTTCACCACGCAAACGCTCCGGCACCAGCTCCAACTCGAAACCATCTTTGCCGACGTGCACGAGGTTGTGTTCGAAGAACATCTCGAGCATTTCTTCGTTGGTGTATTCCAACGCACGCAGCAGAATCGTGACCGGCAGCTTGCGGCGACGGTCGATACGAGCAAACACGCAGTCTTTCGGATCGAATTCGAAATCGAGCCAGGAACCGCGGTACGGAATAATGCGAGCCGAGAACAGCAGTTTGCCGGAGCTGTGGGTTTTGCCCTTGTCGTGCTCGAAGAACACGCCTGGCGAACGGTGCAGCTGGGAAACGATAACGCGCTCGGTGCCGTTGATGATGAACGTACCGTTCTCGGTCATCAGCGGAATTTCACCCATGTAAACTTCTTGTTCACGGATGTCTTTGACCGTTGGCGTTTTCACTTCCTTATCGAAAATCACCAAACGGATTTTCACGCGCAGCGGTGCACCGTAGGTCAAGCCCCGGATCAAGCATTCTTTGACATCAAACGGCGGTTCGCCGAGATGCGAGCTGACGTATTCCAGCGTGGCACTGCCCGAATAGCTGGAAATCGGAAACACGGAACGGAACGCTGAGTCGAGACCCGACTCAAGGCTATCGTTACCATGCAGGAACTGACGATAGGAATCCAACTGGATGGCCAATAACTCCGGCACATCAAGAATCTTTTTCGCCTTGCCAAAATCCTTACGGATTCGCTTTTTCTCTGTATACGAGTACGCCATCTGGAGTCCTCAGCTCGACCTAAATTAACCCGACAATCGGTACCTGATACGGTGCTACCGACTATCCCCACCCTCAGCTTGGCTTCTGTTAGAAGCTCATGTTGCTGTCATGTTCAGCCGTTATGTTCTGCTTGCATGACACCGCGTCTTTTTAGCTGCTAGCAGCCGAAAAACCCGTATCAGTTATGCCAAATCACAGAGACGGCAAAAGGCCGGTGGCGTGTCTG from Permianibacter aggregans harbors:
- the rpoC gene encoding DNA-directed RNA polymerase subunit beta', which encodes MKDLLNLFKQQTQLSEFDRIRIGLASPDLIRSWSFGEVKKPETINYRTFKPERDGLFCAKIFGPVKDYECLCGKYKRLKHRGVICEKCGVEVALAKVRRERMGHIELASPVAHIWFLKSLPSRIGLILDMTLRDIERVLYFESFVVTEPGMTTLERGQLLNEEDYLNALEEFGDEFDAKMGAEAIYELLINLDLQKIADQLREEIPQTTSETKLKKLGKRLKLVEAFLESGNKSEWMIMTVLPVLPPDLRPLVPLDGGRFATSDLNDLYRRVINRNNRLKRLLDLNAPDIIIRNEKRMLQESVDALLDNGRRGRAITGSNKRPLKSLADMIKGKQGRFRQNLLGKRVDYSGRSVIVVGPTLKLHQCGLPKKMALELFKPFIFGKLELRGLATTIKAAKKMVEREEPVVWDILEEVIREHPVLLNRAPTLHRLGIQAFEPVLIEGKAIQLHPLVCTAYNADFDGDQMAVHVPLTLEAQLEARALMMSTNNVLSPANGDPIIVPTQDVVLGLYYLTRDKVNGKGEGMVFADTAEVMRAYRSGSVELHSRIKVRLYEKIKDKLGGVTESTKVRETTVGRAILWDIVPHGLPFELINQPLTKKAISKLLNECYRRLGLKASVIFADQVMYTGFAYATRSGASVGIEDMTIPDEKVEILAGAEAEVKEIEQQYAAGLVTAGERYNKVVDIWSRANERVSKALMDNLSFVEVKNAKGEMEKQKSFNSIYMMADSGARGSAAQIRQLAGMRGLMAKPDGSIIETPITANFREGLNVIQYFISTHGARKGLADTALKTANSGYLTRRLVDVAQDLVVTEDDCGTENGLTMQPLIQGGDVVEPLRERVLGRVLIDHVYKPGSDDVLAEAGTLLDERWVDVLEENNIDQVVVRSPITCETRYGVCAKCYGRDLARGHLINHGEAVGVIAAQSIGEPGTQLTMRTFHIGGAASRASAENSVQVKNNGAVRLQNAKLVQKKDNTFVTVSRSTEITVYDEHNRERERYKVPYGAVLTVKDGGKVSRGDIVATWDPHTHPIITEVAGRIKFMDLVEGVTYQRLTDELTGLSSIVVTDPKQRGQKEMRPAIKLVDEKGKDLLLKNTDIVAQYSLPAGAIINLEDGVVVAEGDAIARIPMEGSKTRDITGGLPRVADLFEARKPKESAILAEISGVVSFGKETKGKRRLIITPTEGDAYEELIPKWRNIGVFEGESVEKGDVISEGPENPHDILRLKGISHLASYIVNEVQDVYRLQGVKINDKHIEVIVRQMLRKAVVVDAGDSKLLKGEQLDMVRILEENDKLNAGNKVPATFERQLLGITKASLQTESFVSAASFQETTRVLTEAAVSGKVDDLRGLKENVIVGRLIPAGTGLAYHKERRRRRLEGYDIVEPAVSATDAEKELRDALSSSEQ
- the rpoB gene encoding DNA-directed RNA polymerase subunit beta — protein: MAYSYTEKKRIRKDFGKAKKILDVPELLAIQLDSYRQFLHGNDSLESGLDSAFRSVFPISSYSGSATLEYVSSHLGEPPFDVKECLIRGLTYGAPLRVKIRLVIFDKEVKTPTVKDIREQEVYMGEIPLMTENGTFIINGTERVIVSQLHRSPGVFFEHDKGKTHSSGKLLFSARIIPYRGSWLDFEFDPKDCVFARIDRRRKLPVTILLRALEYTNEEMLEMFFEHNLVHVGKDGFELELVPERLRGETAAFDITDNEGKIIVEAGRRITARHVNLLQKAGVTALSIPDEYLFDKVLAKPVINTKTGEVVAECNALLSKEILGKIRASGVSEFRTLYTNDLDQGPFISDTLRIDPSRSPLEALVEIYRMMRPGEPPTKDAAETLFNSLFFSEDRYDLSRVGRMKFNRRIGREELTGPGTLDKEDIVDALHTLIEIRNGRGQVDDIDHLGNRRIRSVGEMAENQFRVGLVRVERAVKERLSVAESENLMPQDLINAKPVSAAVKEFFGSSQLSQFMDQVNPLSEITHKRRVSALGPGGLTRERAGFEVRDVHPTHYGRVCPIETPEGPNIGLINSLSVYARTNEYGFLETPYRKVIDGKVTNEIQFLSAYDEMNYIIAQANATMNEKGQLTADFVTVRHQGEFTLATPDKVDFMDVSPQQIMSVAASLVPFLEHNDANRALMGANMQRQAVPTLRAEKPLVGTGMERAVAVDSGVAVIAKRGGVVDFADASRIIIRVNDAEVSVGEAGVDLYTLTKYQRSNQNTCINQRAIVKVGDVVAKGDVLADGPSTDLGELALGQNMQVAFMPWNGYNFEDSIVVSERVVQEDRYTTIHIQELSCIARDTKLGSEEITSDIPNVGESALSKLDEAGIVYIGAEVQPGDILVGKVTPKGETQLTPEEKLLRAIFGEKASDVKDTSLRVPAGMAGTVIDVQVFTRDGVEKDSRAAEIEKAQLDQVRKDLLDEQRILEDNTFARAARLVLGEVAEKGPNKLKKGTAITEEFLNELQRGEVLQIQLRDEEKQQQLEALANYVEDQKEVFHKRFENKKEKIKQGDDLAPGVLKVVKVYLAVKRRVQPGDKMAGRHGNKGVISTIVPVEDMPYMADGNTVDIVLNPLGVPSRMNIGQILETHLGWAAKGLGNKLGEMLEIERAKAVKEIRAFLDEVYNGDSGQKVALKEMSDDEVIELAKNLKGGVPIASPVFDGADEEEIRRLLKLAGRETHGQSILFDGRTGEQFERPVTVGYMYMLKLNHLVDDKMHARSTGSYSLVTQQPLGGKAQFGGQRFGEMEVWALEAYGAAYTLQEMLTVKSDDVNGRTRMYKNIVDGDHRMEPGMPESFNVLLKEIRSLAINIDLEDAN